The Equus caballus isolate H_3958 breed thoroughbred chromosome 19, TB-T2T, whole genome shotgun sequence DNA window ATGGGAGCTGCTGGGTCAGGCCCAGGGGCACAAGGGCAGAAAGAACTCACTGTGGGGACACTTCAGAGGGAATATTAGGCAGCAGCTCACTCTGTACCCGGGAGGGGAGTTCCGTCTCCTCTAAGTGAAAGGACGAGGTCAATGGAGAGGCCTCTGGGgaggacacagaggagaagaaTTAGTCACTTCCTGGGTGCCCCACCCCAGGGAGCCACCTGGCAGCTCCTCAGCCCAGGCCGCCATGCCTCTCTGCTGGCCCCAGGGGGCTGCCATGCCTGGCTCTCTGCAGCCCTTTCTCCTCTGACTTCTCCTGATACAGCTTCCTGCCCTGAGAAGCATGATGGAGCAGGCCCTTGACCCCTGTGCCCCCACACACCAGAACACTAAGCTCTTGGAGGGTGGCCTGTGTCTCTCACTTACAAGGGCCAGGCGAGGGCCTGAGGGAATTGGGGCAGGAGAGCACAGACGACCCCCCTCAGAAGGAGGCCCAGCGCCCTCTGCCCTGCTCCTGGCGCCGTGGCCGGACCAGCCCCATTCCTCTGGGCTTTAATCAGCCCTAGTGACTAAGTCCCAGATCCTGACAGTCAGCACAGGGTTTGAGAGTGAATTGAGAGCAGGACAGGTGGCCCTGCCCCTACCCCACCTCCTGGCAGTGGGGCAAAAGGatgcctcctccccatcctgaCCAGGGGAATGCAGCCCAGATGCCCCTGGGCCTGGCAGGAGAGAACAGAGTGTCAGCAGGTGGCTGCCAGGTGTGGGTTGGGGGGCCAGGGGGTTGCAGAGGGCCAGCTCTGCCCTTGTAGGGTGTTCTTGGAGCCCCTGCAGTCCTGGGCTTTTCAGCCTGCAGTCAGGGATTCTTTCTTTGCCCTCTCTCCACGATACCCTTCGCTGGGGACAGCTTAGATCCGCAGAAGGGAGCTACTGGGAGTTGAAAGTCCTGTGCTCCAGACCCAGGTCTGCAGGGGTCTAGGACAAGATGGTCCCCTGGACACTCAGGTGTTTGTTTTCTGCCTGACCCCAGGGGACAGGCCTGGCATCTCCTGTAGGGGTTTCCTCGCTGCCACCGCTCCATATGCTCCCCCCACCCTCTGACCTGGTTCTCTCCCTACAGGCTGTATCTGGGAAACCCCATGGACCCTCCTGACCTGCTGAGCGTGGAACTGAGTGCCTCCCAACCTGCCCAGCATTTGGGAAGGGGAAAAAGTAAGAGCCCGACTCCCTGACATCCCCTGGCGCTTCAGCTTCCCTGGAAGGGTCACTGTCTCCTCAGGCCGCCCTGAGCTGGCTATTCTGGCTCTGGGATGGTTGGGCCAGGGCAGCAGGGGGACAGCTGTGTCCTTGGCTCTGGCTGGGCGTGGGGTGGAAGATGAGAGGCATCTGTATCCGCCGAGGTGGGCATCCTCGGTCGGTTGCTCCTGCGTTGGCCTGCCCGCCTcagcttccctcctccctcctccttcccgccGTGCTCAGATCCTGGCTTTCCTCACTGCCCTCTCTAATCCTGTTCTCCTCTCCCGAGCCAAAACCACCCCACGGCCTTCATCTTGGCCAGGAGCCTCATCCATCTCCTGGATCCTGGGACTGTCGTTCCGGAACACGGTTTTCCCATCCTGCCGCCCCATTGCTTCCCATTGCTGTTGAGTTTCTACGTCACTTGCCCCTATTCAcggctctccctctctctctctctccccgcccccccccccaactctgCCGTCTCGTCTGGCTCTGTCCTCCCTCCCTTgtcctctgtctctctgcttGGCCCTCCTCTGCTCTCCGCATGGCCTTTCTTGCAGGGGAGCCTCCACCTCGCCCACCTCAGCCTACCATCTTCACTCAGAGTAAGTGGGGCTGCGCTCGGTGCCTTGGCCCCCgccccctctctcctctcattcctcctctcctcctggaaGGTACAGGGCCCCGGCGGGCTGGCTGGCGGGAGGGGAGCAGGGATGTGCTGGGAGCTTTGGCTGCTGACCCGGCCCAGCATGCCTGCCTCGCCCCCCACCCCAAAGTCTTGGGCCTCTGGAACACATGTGTGGTCCTGGCGcccacctctgcctctctctgccaTTGCGTGGCCCTGCCCCGCTCCCTTTGGGACCTGCAGAGGCTATGTCTGGGCTTTCAATGGTGGTGGGTTATGAGCTCTGTCCTCTCCAATGATGACTTCTGTTGCCCTTGATGCTAGGGGACGCCCCATAGTCCCCTGCCTGCACTAATGGTGTGCCGTGATGGGATCGGGAGAGGGATTACTAACCAGGGCCCAGGAGCAGGGGATATGGGTCTTGTGTTGATGGAGGGAGCATCTGAGGCAGCCAGGTGTGGGGTGTTGCTTGCTCTAGCCGAGATGGAGGCAGGGGTCACCAGCCTGTGTAGAGGGCTGACAGCGTCCAGAGAACGTTTGGCCGTCCTGTGTGAATAGGGTCGGTGTGCATGGAGACGTTCAGCCGCTGAGGGCTGACCTCGGGGGAACTGGGAATGGGGAGTTGGTGGGGGATACGTGGCTTTCTTCCCCACAGCCCACCTTCCCTGTCCCCGTGCCTAACGCTGCCTCCCTGTCGGGGTCTCCCTTCCATCGCAGAACCAACCTACGACCCTGTGAGTGAGGACCAAGACCCCCTGTCCAGCGACTTTAAGAGGCTGGGCCTGCGGAAGCCAGGCCTGCCCCGTGGACTGTGGCTGGCGAAGCCCTCGGCCCGGGTGCCAGGTGCCAAGGCAGGCCGCGGCAGCGGCGAGGTCGCACTCATTGACTTCGGCGAGGAGCCTGTGGTCCCAGCCCCACGACCCTCTGCACCCTCGCTGGCACAGCTGGCAATGGATGCCTGCTCCTTGCTGGACAAGACGCCGCCCCAGAGCCCCACTCGGGCACTGCCCCGGCCTCTGCACCCCACGCCGGTGGTGGACTGGGATGCGCGCCCACTGCCCCCGCCTCCTGCCTACGACGATGTGGCCCAGGATGAGGATGACTTTGAGGTGTCCTCCATCAACAGCACCCTGGTGGATGCAGGGGTCTCCGCTGGGTCCAACCAGGGCGAGACCAATTACGCCTTTGTGCCCGAGCAGGCACGGCTCCTCCCTCCACTGGAGGACAACCTGTTCCTCCCACCCCAGGGTGGGAGCAAGCCTCCTGACTCGGCTCAGACCGCAGAGATCTTCCAGGCACTGCAGCAGGAATGCATGCGGCAACTGCAGGTCCCGGCTGGCTCGctgggcccctcccccagcccgccGGGTGACGACAAGCCCCAGGTGCCCCCCCGGGTGCCCATCCCCCCGAGGCCCACACGCCCACGTGGCGAGCTGTCTCCAGCCCCCTCAGGCGAGGAGGAGATGGGGCGATGGCCTGGacctgcctcccctccccgggTGCCTCCCCGGGAGCCCCTGTCCCCTCAAGGCTCGAGGACCCCCAGCCCCCTGGTGCCACCCGGTAGCTCCCCGCTGCCACCTCGGCTCTCAAGCTCACCTGGGAAGACCATGCCCACCACTCAAAGCTTCGCCTCGGACCCCAAGTACGCCACACCCCAGGTGATCCAGGCCCCTGGCCCACGGGCTGGTCCCTGCATCCTGCCCATCGTCCGTGATGGCAAGAAGGTCAGCAATACCCACTACTACCTGCTGCCTGAGCGCCCACCCTATCTGGAGCGCTACCAGCGCTTCCTGCGTGAGGCCCAGAGCCCTGAAGAGCCAGCCCCCCTGCCTGTgcccctgctgctgcccccacccagcaccccagcccctgctgcccccactgcTACTGTTCGACCAATGCCACAGGCTGCCCCGGACCCCAAGGCCAACTTCTCCACCAACAACAGCAACCCAGGGATCCGGCCACCAGCCCTGAGGGCCACCACTCGGCTGCCACagaggggctgccctggggacGGACCAGAGGCTGGACGGCCAGCAGATAAGATCCAGATGGTGAGTGCCAGGCATGGCTGCCAGTGAGGAGGGGCATGGGCCCGAGGGGCACAGAGGAACGGGCCCAAGTGGTGCTGACCGGTGGGTGGTGGGTGTGCCCAGCTGCAGGCCATGGTGCATGGGGTGACCACAGAGGAGTGCCAGGCGGCCCTGCAGAGCCACAGCTGGAACGTGCAGAGGGCTGCCCAGTATCTGAAGGTACCACCACCTCCTGCCCACTCTGGCTTTCAGGGACCCTGAAGACTGGTTCTGCTGCTCTTCCCCGccctcaccccccacctctggctcTCCTCTGCCCCCATGTTGGTCCGGTGCCCCTCAGCCCCAGTGTGTCCCATGGCGCCACCCTCTGCTCCTCAGGTGGAGCAGCTCTTTGGGTTGGGTCTGCGGCCGCGAGGCGAGTGCCACAAAGTGCTGGAGATGTTCGACTGGAACCTGGAGCAGGCCGGCTGCCACCTCCTGGGATCCTGTGGCCCTGCCCACCACAAGTGAGCAAGCCCCACCCTGCCACCTGCCTGTCCCTGGAGGGCTGTCCCGGGGCACACCACTCCAGGGGAAAGTCCAGCACCTCGAAGGCCATGCACAGCCAGGAGACACAGGGTTCCCCagccagagggagggaaggcagcccCGATCCCAGGACGCAGACAGTTCTGGGTGGAAACAGGTTCTCCTAAGCCTGTTTGTTTAGACTTTCTAGCACTTGGTTCCAATAGTGAGTAAGAAGGGAATTGGAGCCTCCCATTGCAGGGGGGGCTCACTTCCTGGGCCTCTCCCACAGTGCCCCTGAGCCCACTCCAGGGGTTTAGGACCTGATTTAAACAACTACTTCTCATCTATTCATTTCATATTGCAGTTTAAAGTAacagagtttttttgttttgttttgttttttctagtgaggaagattggctctgagctaacatctgttgccagtcttcctcttttttttcctccacaaagccccagt harbors:
- the TNK2 gene encoding activated CDC42 kinase 1 isoform X4 — encoded protein: MQPEEGTGWLLELLSEVQLQQYFLRLRDDLNVTRLSHFEYVKNEDLEKIGMGRPGQRRLWEAVKRRKAMCKRKSWMSKVFSGKRLEAEFPAHHSQSTFRKTSPTPGGPAGEGPLQSLTCLIGEKDLHLFEKLGDGSFGVVRRGEWDAPSGKTVSVAVKCLKPDVLSQPEAMDDFIREVNAMHSLDHRNLIRLYGVVLTPPMKMVTELAPLGSLLDRLRKHQGHFLLGTLSRYAVQVAEGMGYLESKRFIHRDLAARNLLLATRDLVKIGDFGLMRALPQNDDHYVMQEHRKVPFAWCAPESLKTRTFSHASDTWMFGVTLWEMFTYGQEPWIGLNGSQILHKIDKEGERLPRPEDCPQDIYNVMVQCWAHKPEDRPTFVALRDFLLEAQPTDMRALQDFEEPDKLHIQMNDVITVIEGRAENYWWRGQNTRTLCVGPFPRNVVTSVAGLSAQDISQPLQNSFIHTGHGDSDPRHCWGFPDKIDELYLGNPMDPPDLLSVELSASQPAQHLGRGKREPPPRPPQPTIFTQSKWGCARCLGPRPLSPLIPPLLLEEPTYDPVSEDQDPLSSDFKRLGLRKPGLPRGLWLAKPSARVPGAKAGRGSGEVALIDFGEEPVVPAPRPSAPSLAQLAMDACSLLDKTPPQSPTRALPRPLHPTPVVDWDARPLPPPPAYDDVAQDEDDFEVSSINSTLVDAGVSAGSNQGETNYAFVPEQARLLPPLEDNLFLPPQGGSKPPDSAQTAEIFQALQQECMRQLQVPAGSLGPSPSPPGDDKPQVPPRVPIPPRPTRPRGELSPAPSGEEEMGRWPGPASPPRVPPREPLSPQGSRTPSPLVPPGSSPLPPRLSSSPGKTMPTTQSFASDPKYATPQVIQAPGPRAGPCILPIVRDGKKVSNTHYYLLPERPPYLERYQRFLREAQSPEEPAPLPVPLLLPPPSTPAPAAPTATVRPMPQAAPDPKANFSTNNSNPGIRPPALRATTRLPQRGCPGDGPEAGRPADKIQMVEQLFGLGLRPRGECHKVLEMFDWNLEQAGCHLLGSCGPAHHKR
- the TNK2 gene encoding activated CDC42 kinase 1 isoform X1, with amino-acid sequence MQPEEGTGWLLELLSEVQLQQYFLRLRDDLNVTRLSHFEYVKNEDLEKIGMGRPGQRRLWEAVKRRKAMCKRKSWMSKVFSGKRLEAEFPAHHSQSTFRKTSPTPGGPAGEGPLQSLTCLIGEKDLHLFEKLGDGSFGVVRRGEWDAPSGKTVSVAVKCLKPDVLSQPEAMDDFIREVNAMHSLDHRNLIRLYGVVLTPPMKMVTELAPLGSLLDRLRKHQGHFLLGTLSRYAVQVAEGMGYLESKRFIHRDLAARNLLLATRDLVKIGDFGLMRALPQNDDHYVMQEHRKVPFAWCAPESLKTRTFSHASDTWMFGVTLWEMFTYGQEPWIGLNGSQILHKIDKEGERLPRPEDCPQDIYNVMVQCWAHKPEDRPTFVALRDFLLEAQPTDMRALQDFEEPDKLHIQMNDVITVIEGRAENYWWRGQNTRTLCVGPFPRNVVTSVAGLSAQDISQPLQNSFIHTGHGDSDPRHCWGFPDKIDELYLGNPMDPPDLLSVELSASQPAQHLGRGKREPPPRPPQPTIFTQSKWGCARCLGPRPLSPLIPPLLLEEPTYDPVSEDQDPLSSDFKRLGLRKPGLPRGLWLAKPSARVPGAKAGRGSGEVALIDFGEEPVVPAPRPSAPSLAQLAMDACSLLDKTPPQSPTRALPRPLHPTPVVDWDARPLPPPPAYDDVAQDEDDFEVSSINSTLVDAGVSAGSNQGETNYAFVPEQARLLPPLEDNLFLPPQGGSKPPDSAQTAEIFQALQQECMRQLQVPAGSLGPSPSPPGDDKPQVPPRVPIPPRPTRPRGELSPAPSGEEEMGRWPGPASPPRVPPREPLSPQGSRTPSPLVPPGSSPLPPRLSSSPGKTMPTTQSFASDPKYATPQVIQAPGPRAGPCILPIVRDGKKVSNTHYYLLPERPPYLERYQRFLREAQSPEEPAPLPVPLLLPPPSTPAPAAPTATVRPMPQAAPDPKANFSTNNSNPGIRPPALRATTRLPQRGCPGDGPEAGRPADKIQMLQAMVHGVTTEECQAALQSHSWNVQRAAQYLKVEQLFGLGLRPRGECHKVLEMFDWNLEQAGCHLLGSCGPAHHKR
- the TNK2 gene encoding activated CDC42 kinase 1 isoform X5; its protein translation is MQPEEGTGWLLELLSEVQLQQYFLRLRDDLNVTRLSHFEYVKNEDLEKIGMGRPGQRRLWEAVKRRKAMCKRKSWMSKVFSGKRLEAEFPAHHSQSTFRKTSPTPGGPAGEGPLQSLTCLIGEKDLHLFEKLGDGSFGVVRRGEWDAPSGKTVSVAVKCLKPDVLSQPEAMDDFIREVNAMHSLDHRNLIRLYGVVLTPPMKMVTELAPLGSLLDRLRKHQGHFLLGTLSRYAVQVAEGMGYLESKRFIHRDLAARNLLLATRDLVKIGDFGLMRALPQNDDHYVMQEHRKVPFAWCAPESLKTRTFSHASDTWMFGVTLWEMFTYGQEPWIGLNGSQILHKIDKEGERLPRPEDCPQDIYNVMVQCWAHKPEDRPTFVALRDFLLEAQPTDMRALQDFEEPDKLHIQMNDVITVIEGRAENYWWRGQNTRTLCVGPFPRNVVTSVAGLSAQDISQPLQNSFIHTGHGDSDPRHCWGFPDKIDELYLGNPMDPPDLLSVELSASQPAQHLGRGKKPTYDPVSEDQDPLSSDFKRLGLRKPGLPRGLWLAKPSARVPGAKAGRGSGEVALIDFGEEPVVPAPRPSAPSLAQLAMDACSLLDKTPPQSPTRALPRPLHPTPVVDWDARPLPPPPAYDDVAQDEDDFEVSSINSTLVDAGVSAGSNQGETNYAFVPEQARLLPPLEDNLFLPPQGGSKPPDSAQTAEIFQALQQECMRQLQVPAGSLGPSPSPPGDDKPQVPPRVPIPPRPTRPRGELSPAPSGEEEMGRWPGPASPPRVPPREPLSPQGSRTPSPLVPPGSSPLPPRLSSSPGKTMPTTQSFASDPKYATPQVIQAPGPRAGPCILPIVRDGKKVSNTHYYLLPERPPYLERYQRFLREAQSPEEPAPLPVPLLLPPPSTPAPAAPTATVRPMPQAAPDPKANFSTNNSNPGIRPPALRATTRLPQRGCPGDGPEAGRPADKIQMLQAMVHGVTTEECQAALQSHSWNVQRAAQYLKVEQLFGLGLRPRGECHKVLEMFDWNLEQAGCHLLGSCGPAHHKR
- the TNK2 gene encoding activated CDC42 kinase 1 isoform X17 — encoded protein: MPAARRFPGLELSFPLLARLRRRLYTRLGSSSMQPEEGTGWLLELLSEVQLQQYFLRLRDDLNVTRLSHFEYVKNEDLEKIGMGRPGQRRLWEAVKRRKAMCKRKSWMSKVFSGKRLEAEFPAHHSQSTFRKTSPTPGGPAGEGPLQSLTCLIGEKDLHLFEKLGDGSFGVVRRGEWDAPSGKTVSVAVKCLKPDVLSQPEAMDDFIREVNAMHSLDHRNLIRLYGVVLTPPMKMVTELAPLGSLLDRLRKHQGHFLLGTLSRYAVQVAEGMGYLESKRFIHRDLAARNLLLATRDLVKIGDFGLMRALPQNDDHYVMQEHRKVPFAWCAPESLKTRTFSHASDTWMFGVTLWEMFTYGQEPWIGLNGSQILHKIDKEGERLPRPEDCPQDIYNVMVQCWAHKPEDRPTFVALRDFLLEAQPTDMRALQDFEEPDKLHIQMNDVITVIEGRAENYWWRGQNTRTLCVGPFPRNVVTSVAGLSAQDISQPLQNSFIHTGHGDSDPRHCWGFPDKIDELYLGNPMDPPDLLSVELSASQPAQHLGRGKREPPPRPPQPTIFTQKPTYDPVSEDQDPLSSDFKRLGLRKPGLPRGLWLAKPSARVPGAKAGRGSGEVALIDFGEEPVVPAPRPSAPSLAQLAMDACSLLDKTPPQSPTRALPRPLHPTPVVDWDARPLPPPPAYDDVAQDEDDFEVSSINSTLVDAGVSAGSNQGETNYAFVPEQARLLPPLEDNLFLPPQGGSKPPDSAQTAEIFQALQQECMRQLQVPAGSLGPSPSPPGDDKPQVPPRVPIPPRPTRPRGELSPAPSGEEEMGRWPGPASPPRVPPREPLSPQGSRTPSPLVPPGSSPLPPRLSSSPGKTMPTTQSFASDPKYATPQVIQAPGPRAGPCILPIVRDGKKVSNTHYYLLPERPPYLERYQRFLREAQSPEEPAPLPVPLLLPPPSTPAPAAPTATVRPMPQAAPDPKANFSTNNSNPGIRPPALRATTRLPQRGCPGDGPEAGRPADKIQMVEQLFGLGLRPRGECHKVLEMFDWNLEQAGCHLLGSCGPAHHKR
- the TNK2 gene encoding activated CDC42 kinase 1 isoform X14 — protein: MPAARRFPGLELSFPLLARLRRRLYTRLGSSSMQPEEGTGWLLELLSEVQLQQYFLRLRDDLNVTRLSHFEYVKNEDLEKIGMGRPGQRRLWEAVKRRKAMCKRKSWMSKVFSGKRLEAEFPAHHSQSTFRKTSPTPGGPAGEGPLQSLTCLIGEKDLHLFEKLGDGSFGVVRRGEWDAPSGKTVSVAVKCLKPDVLSQPEAMDDFIREVNAMHSLDHRNLIRLYGVVLTPPMKMVTELAPLGSLLDRLRKHQGHFLLGTLSRYAVQVAEGMGYLESKRFIHRDLAARNLLLATRDLVKIGDFGLMRALPQNDDHYVMQEHRKVPFAWCAPESLKTRTFSHASDTWMFGVTLWEMFTYGQEPWIGLNGSQILHKIDKEGERLPRPEDCPQDIYNVMVQCWAHKPEDRPTFVALRDFLLEAQPTDMRALQDFEEPDKLHIQMNDVITVIEGRAENYWWRGQNTRTLCVGPFPRNVVTSVAGLSAQDISQPLQNSFIHTGHGDSDPRHCWGFPDKIDELYLGNPMDPPDLLSVELSASQPAQHLGRGKREPPPRPPQPTIFTQSKWGCARCLGPRPLSPLIPPLLLEEPTYDPVSEDQDPLSSDFKRLGLRKPGLPRGLWLAKPSARVPGAKAGRGSGEVALIDFGEEPVVPAPRPSAPSLAQLAMDACSLLDKTPPQSPTRALPRPLHPTPVVDWDARPLPPPPAYDDVAQDEDDFEVSSINSTLVDAGVSAGSNQGETNYAFVPEQARLLPPLEDNLFLPPQGGSKPPDSAQTAEIFQALQQECMRQLQVPAGSLGPSPSPPGDDKPQVPPRVPIPPRPTRPRGELSPAPSGEEEMGRWPGPASPPRVPPREPLSPQGSRTPSPLVPPGSSPLPPRLSSSPGKTMPTTQSFASDPKYATPQVIQAPGPRAGPCILPIVRDGKKVSNTHYYLLPERPPYLERYQRFLREAQSPEEPAPLPVPLLLPPPSTPAPAAPTATVRPMPQAAPDPKANFSTNNSNPGIRPPALRATTRLPQRGCPGDGPEAGRPADKIQMVEQLFGLGLRPRGECHKVLEMFDWNLEQAGCHLLGSCGPAHHKR
- the TNK2 gene encoding activated CDC42 kinase 1 isoform X20, yielding MPAARRFPGLELSFPLLARLRRRLYTRLGSSSMQPEEGTGWLLELLSEVQLQQYFLRLRDDLNVTRLSHFEYVKNEDLEKIGMGRPGQRRLWEAVKRRKAMCKRKSWMSKVFSGKRLEAEFPAHHSQSTFRKTSPTPGGPAGEGPLQSLTCLIGEKDLHLFEKLGDGSFGVVRRGEWDAPSGKTVSVAVKCLKPDVLSQPEAMDDFIREVNAMHSLDHRNLIRLYGVVLTPPMKMVTELAPLGSLLDRLRKHQGHFLLGTLSRYAVQVAEGMGYLESKRFIHRDLAARNLLLATRDLVKIGDFGLMRALPQNDDHYVMQEHRKVPFAWCAPESLKTRTFSHASDTWMFGVTLWEMFTYGQEPWIGLNGSQILHKIDKEGERLPRPEDCPQDIYNVMVQCWAHKPEDRPTFVALRDFLLEAQPTDMRALQDFEEPDKLHIQMNDVITVIEGRAENYWWRGQNTRTLCVGPFPRNVVTSVAGLSAQDISQPLQNSFIHTGHGDSDPRHCWGFPDKIDELYLGNPMDPPDLLSVELSASQPAQHLGRGKKPTYDPVSEDQDPLSSDFKRLGLRKPGLPRGLWLAKPSARVPGAKAGRGSGEVALIDFGEEPVVPAPRPSAPSLAQLAMDACSLLDKTPPQSPTRALPRPLHPTPVVDWDARPLPPPPAYDDVAQDEDDFEVSSINSTLVDAGVSAGSNQGETNYAFVPEQARLLPPLEDNLFLPPQGGSKPPDSAQTAEIFQALQQECMRQLQVPAGSLGPSPSPPGDDKPQVPPRVPIPPRPTRPRGELSPAPSGEEEMGRWPGPASPPRVPPREPLSPQGSRTPSPLVPPGSSPLPPRLSSSPGKTMPTTQSFASDPKYATPQVIQAPGPRAGPCILPIVRDGKKVSNTHYYLLPERPPYLERYQRFLREAQSPEEPAPLPVPLLLPPPSTPAPAAPTATVRPMPQAAPDPKANFSTNNSNPGIRPPALRATTRLPQRGCPGDGPEAGRPADKIQMVEQLFGLGLRPRGECHKVLEMFDWNLEQAGCHLLGSCGPAHHKR